In Procambarus clarkii isolate CNS0578487 chromosome 6, FALCON_Pclarkii_2.0, whole genome shotgun sequence, one DNA window encodes the following:
- the LOC138356240 gene encoding zinc finger protein 708-like: MKTHQCPECGKVITHLGNMKSHMLVHSGEKSRKCPECGKKFSQLGNMKSHMLVHSGEKPHKCPECGKKFSQLGNMKSHMLVHSGEKPHKCPECGKCGKRFNQLGHMKTHMLVHLGEKRHKCPGCGKRFRQLENMKKHMLMQSCEKPHKCAECGKRFNQLGHMKNHMFVHSGEKAHKCPECGKRFNQLGNMKSHMMMHIDKRPFECDECGKRFRDRKSIIRHMLVHTEERPFECDKCGRLFKSREDIKSHMPVLPGIGVAFMAGWSNLLTVRAANDKPQMFESCRRTI; encoded by the exons atgaagactcaccagtgtccagagtgtgggaaggtaatTACtcatcttggaaatatgaagagtcacatgttagtgcattcgggtgaaaaatctcgcaagtgtccagagtgtgggaagaagttCAGTCAGCTTGGGaatatgaagtctcacatgttagtgcattcgggtgaaaaacctcataagtgtccagagtgtgggaagaagttCAGTCAGCTTGGGaatatgaagtctcacatgttagtgcattcgggtgaaaaacctcataagtgtccagagtgtgggaag tgtgggaagaggttcaatcagcttggacatatgaagactcacatgttagtgcatttggGTGAAAAACGTCATAAGTGTCCagggtgtgggaagaggttcaggcaACTTGAAAATATGAAGAAACACATGTTAATGCAATcgtgtgaaaaacctcataagtgtgcagagtgtgggaagaggttcaatcagcttggacatatgaagaatcACATGTTTGTGCACTCGGGTGAAAaagctcataagtgtccagagtgtgggaagaggttcaatcagcttggaaatatgaagtctcacat gatgatgcACATTGATAAAAGACCTTTTGAGTGTGATGAGTGTGGCAAAAGGTTTAGAGATCGTAAATCTATAATacgtcacatgttagtacatacaGAAGAAAGGCCTTTCGAGTGTGATAAATGTGGCAGATTATTTAAGTCACGTGAAGATATAAAAtcacacat GCCTGTTTTACCAGGTATAGGAGTAGCCTTTATGGCAGGGTGGTCAAACTTGCTTACTGTAAGAGCTGCAAATGATAAACCTCAGATGTTTGAGAGCTGCAGGAGAACCATTTGA